The following proteins are encoded in a genomic region of Paenibacillus sp. FSL R7-0273:
- a CDS encoding Rpn family recombination-promoting nuclease/putative transposase → MHDLLDPKNDFVFKRIFGSEENKDILLAFLNRTFMEAGEPPLTEIILMNPYTDKDSPRDKQSIFDIQAKTIEGKLINVEMQLFNKYDNEKRTLYYWSKQYAGQLEEGQSYKQLRKCVTINILNFSILPNDRYHSVFHLREDHSGIALIDDIEIHIMELSKLSTQNIPNEGGLLNWLLFLKSEDTTNWEVLKVNEPALSKAMTALEYLSQDAEARRLYEMRQKVLHDEASMLEGARMEGKFEVAQMMLAKGMDIATVEELTGLSFDQLKMLRKAH, encoded by the coding sequence ATGCATGACCTACTTGACCCCAAGAACGATTTCGTTTTTAAACGTATCTTCGGCAGCGAGGAGAACAAGGATATTCTACTTGCCTTCCTTAACAGAACTTTCATGGAAGCTGGCGAACCACCGCTGACAGAGATCATATTAATGAACCCTTACACGGACAAGGATTCACCGCGTGACAAGCAATCCATCTTCGATATCCAAGCCAAAACGATAGAAGGAAAGTTAATTAACGTCGAAATGCAACTGTTCAACAAATACGACAACGAGAAGCGGACGCTATACTATTGGAGTAAGCAATACGCAGGGCAACTTGAGGAAGGGCAATCCTACAAGCAACTTCGAAAATGCGTCACGATCAACATCCTGAATTTCTCCATTCTCCCCAATGACCGATACCACAGCGTCTTTCATCTACGGGAAGACCACAGCGGAATCGCACTGATTGATGACATTGAAATCCATATCATGGAGCTATCCAAGCTAAGCACGCAAAATATACCCAATGAAGGCGGCCTGCTCAATTGGCTGTTATTCCTCAAAAGCGAAGATACGACAAACTGGGAGGTGTTGAAAGTGAATGAACCTGCCTTGAGTAAAGCAATGACTGCACTGGAATATCTAAGCCAAGATGCAGAAGCAAGGCGTCTGTATGAGATGAGGCAAAAAGTCCTTCATGACGAAGCCTCGATGTTGGAAGGTGCTAGGATGGAAGGGAAATTTGAAGTGGCTCAAATGATGCTGGCTAAAGGAATGGATATTGCAACAGTTGAGGAACTGACAGGACTTTCTTTCGATCAATTGAAAATGCTGAGGAAAGCACATTAA
- a CDS encoding DUF1796 family putative cysteine peptidase — MNLQEIQKEYDLIISLGSSCSPAINMRRYGLRRFAMPLDWMISSSLGDVNRLLSSRFNRFMALENLSRLEETHFFLNDGNPVYDDPARGSLSQSHFIRDSMYNIISAHDFPLIPNVDWRAFYPAYRQKLDRRITRFWASLMASSSILFIRWSASYEQVYELREIVSVLLGGKSFTILILNPSEHLPVSRELPWGMEHVCALEVPNDMNDYANWDYILSGIRLK, encoded by the coding sequence ATGAACCTTCAGGAGATTCAAAAAGAATACGATTTAATTATCAGCCTGGGCTCCTCCTGCTCACCCGCCATTAATATGAGACGATACGGCCTGCGCAGGTTCGCCATGCCCCTGGATTGGATGATTTCATCCTCACTGGGTGATGTGAACCGGCTGCTCAGCAGCCGTTTTAACCGTTTTATGGCACTTGAGAATCTAAGCAGGCTGGAGGAGACACACTTTTTCCTCAATGACGGAAATCCTGTGTATGATGATCCTGCCCGGGGCAGCTTATCCCAATCCCATTTTATCAGGGACTCCATGTATAATATTATCTCCGCCCATGATTTTCCGCTGATCCCGAATGTAGACTGGCGCGCCTTCTATCCGGCCTACAGGCAAAAGCTTGACCGGCGGATCACGCGCTTCTGGGCAAGTCTGATGGCAAGCAGCAGCATCCTGTTCATCCGATGGTCTGCCAGCTACGAACAGGTCTATGAGCTCCGGGAGATTGTATCTGTATTGCTTGGCGGAAAAAGCTTTACGATTCTGATTCTCAACCCTTCAGAGCATTTACCGGTCAGCCGGGAGCTGCCCTGGGGTATGGAGCATGTCTGCGCACTCGAGGTTCCGAATGATATGAACGATTATGCGAACTGGGATTATATATTAAGCGGTATACGGCTGAAGTAA